In one window of Prevotella sp. E13-17 DNA:
- a CDS encoding NAD-dependent deacylase, whose protein sequence is MKKKIVVLTGAGMSVESGLRTFRDADGLWEEYPVAQVATHEGWEADPTLVTNFYNMLRKKCWGVKPNEGHRLVAQLEEKYDVTVVTQNVDNLHEMAGSSKVIHLHGELMKVCSSRDVDDPRYQQTLTPDNCEIEPGTKAGDGSLLRPFIVFFGEAVPNITIAAEEAMRADIFIVIGTSLNVYPAAGLLHYVRPDVPVYLIDPNPVSAGAKVKQIQKGASAGMQELSELLMR, encoded by the coding sequence ATGAAAAAGAAAATCGTTGTTTTGACGGGTGCAGGAATGTCGGTGGAGAGTGGACTCCGCACATTTCGTGATGCTGATGGCTTATGGGAGGAATATCCCGTTGCCCAAGTGGCTACACACGAGGGATGGGAGGCTGATCCGACGTTGGTAACAAACTTCTACAACATGCTTCGTAAGAAGTGCTGGGGCGTTAAACCCAACGAAGGTCATCGGCTGGTTGCACAATTAGAAGAGAAATACGACGTCACCGTGGTGACGCAAAACGTGGACAACCTGCACGAGATGGCAGGCTCTTCGAAAGTCATTCACCTGCATGGCGAGCTGATGAAAGTATGCTCAAGCCGCGATGTTGACGACCCACGCTACCAGCAGACGCTGACACCCGACAACTGCGAGATTGAGCCAGGCACAAAGGCTGGCGATGGTTCGCTGCTTCGTCCGTTCATTGTTTTCTTTGGCGAAGCCGTTCCCAACATCACCATTGCTGCCGAAGAGGCCATGCGTGCCGACATTTTTATTGTGATTGGCACCAGTCTGAACGTTTATCCCGCAGCAGGTCTTCTTCACTATGTACGTCCTGACGTTCCTGTTTACCTGATTGACCCCAACCCTGTAAGCGCTGGAGCCAAAGTTAAACAGATACAGAAAGGCGCAAGTGCAGGCATGCAGGAACTGAGCGAACTGTTGATGAGATAG
- a CDS encoding RluA family pseudouridine synthase, whose product MRFHQLNTNLQPPVKLNNPFDYQPHPLSLLAAEQVSIYIKGIEDWQEEIAAGKMFGVLVCQNMEGELGFIAAYSGQLGGRADWPWFVPAVFDYLQPDSYFKQEEGAITAINHQVETLENSYQLLHLRQEIVRLKTLADVEVNDYKEVMRKSKEQRAAAPIRTEAMTRESQFQKAELRRLKGRWKDRIAEAEQALSPLEDQINQLKQERKRRSDALQQWLFGQFIMLNGQGERQSLLDIFAPTSQGVPPSGAGECCAPRLLQYALNHHLRPLCMAEFWQGASPKMEIRHHGQYYPACRGKCLPILSFMLQGLEVEQLTPSAEASALDIIYADADIVVVNKPSGMLSVPGKTAVVSVYDLLKERYPQAEGPIIVHRLDMDTSGIMVAALTLKAYHHLQKQFINRTTHKEYIALVQAKDHFTPGKGQLCLPLRADIDDRPRQLVDFEHGRHALTTYEVLSVNDRTARLRLVPHTGRTHQLRVHCAHHQGLHAPILGDNLYGQASDRLYLHAEKLSFTHPTTSEKLTFCAPVPF is encoded by the coding sequence GTGCGTTTCCACCAACTAAACACAAATCTTCAACCGCCCGTCAAGCTGAACAATCCGTTTGACTATCAGCCTCATCCGTTGTCGCTATTGGCCGCGGAACAGGTTTCTATATACATAAAAGGTATAGAAGACTGGCAGGAGGAGATTGCTGCAGGCAAGATGTTTGGCGTACTGGTGTGCCAGAACATGGAAGGCGAATTAGGCTTTATCGCTGCCTATAGCGGACAATTGGGCGGACGGGCTGACTGGCCTTGGTTTGTGCCGGCAGTCTTCGACTACTTGCAACCCGATAGCTATTTCAAGCAGGAAGAAGGTGCCATCACAGCTATCAACCATCAGGTAGAGACACTGGAGAACAGTTATCAACTTTTGCATCTGCGACAAGAGATAGTCCGACTGAAGACCTTGGCCGATGTTGAGGTGAACGACTATAAGGAAGTGATGCGCAAATCGAAGGAACAGCGCGCAGCGGCACCCATTCGAACAGAGGCGATGACCCGCGAGAGTCAGTTTCAAAAGGCCGAGCTGCGCAGACTGAAAGGGCGCTGGAAAGATCGCATCGCAGAAGCCGAACAGGCCCTTTCGCCATTGGAAGACCAGATTAACCAACTAAAACAAGAACGCAAGCGTCGCTCTGACGCACTGCAACAGTGGTTGTTCGGCCAGTTCATCATGTTGAATGGACAGGGCGAACGCCAATCACTCTTAGACATTTTTGCCCCCACATCACAGGGGGTTCCTCCATCAGGAGCCGGCGAGTGCTGTGCGCCCCGATTGCTTCAGTATGCCCTCAACCATCATCTTCGTCCGCTCTGCATGGCGGAGTTCTGGCAGGGAGCATCGCCAAAGATGGAGATAAGACACCACGGACAGTACTATCCGGCCTGTCGAGGCAAGTGTCTTCCCATCCTTTCCTTTATGCTTCAAGGACTGGAGGTGGAGCAACTGACACCATCGGCAGAGGCATCCGCCCTGGACATCATCTATGCCGATGCCGACATTGTGGTTGTCAACAAGCCCTCAGGCATGTTGTCGGTACCCGGAAAGACTGCAGTTGTGTCTGTCTATGACCTGCTCAAGGAAAGATATCCTCAGGCAGAAGGGCCTATCATCGTGCACCGACTGGACATGGACACCTCGGGCATCATGGTGGCAGCCCTTACCCTGAAGGCCTATCACCACCTGCAGAAGCAGTTCATCAATCGTACTACGCATAAGGAATACATTGCGCTAGTCCAGGCAAAGGACCACTTTACACCTGGCAAAGGACAACTCTGCCTACCCTTGCGTGCCGATATAGACGACCGTCCACGCCAGTTGGTGGACTTTGAGCACGGTCGGCACGCATTAACCACCTACGAGGTGCTCTCCGTGAACGACCGTACAGCCCGTCTGAGACTGGTGCCCCACACAGGTCGCACCCATCAGCTGCGCGTACATTGTGCTCATCATCAAGGACTTCACGCCCCCATCCTGGGCGACAACCTCTACGGACAAGCCTCCGACCGTCTCTATCTACATGCAGAAAAGTTGTCATTCACCCACCCCACAACAAGCGAAAAGCTCACATTCTGTGCACCTGTTCCCTTTTAA
- a CDS encoding pitrilysin family protein: MKKLFISALFLMFGAMTMVAQQMPPIPVDPEVRIGKLDNGLTYYIRHNEWPEHVANFYIAQRVGSIQEDETQRGLAHFLEHMAFNGSENFPNKPGKSIIDFTRSLGVEFGSDLNAYTSIDQTVYRVCNVPTTKGQAALDSCLLILKDWSCGLSLEADEIDKERDVVHNEWRLGEGPSQRMITRSLPKIYPGSKYGERMPIGLMSVIDSFKPSTLRAYYQKWYRPDNQAIIVVGDIDVNHTEAMVKQYFGGIKVAANAAQVVPEQVPDNEDPIFVFEKDKEMRMNNIILFMKHNATLPEEKVNMDYLLEVYIKGVVAQMFNSRMRELAEDPNCPFLQVSGDDDDYLLAKTKAAFQMMGVPKEGRDMETLYTMVREARRVAKFGFAATEYERAKADYLSALEKQYTNRAKITNAQYGDDYRDNYLAGEPIPSIEMLYQIMNQIAPNISVEVVNQVLPQLISDSDKNLVVMEWAREADGLTYPTEADMKAAVAKARAEELVAYVDNVKNEPLMAKLPKAGKIKKESENKTLGYKELTLSNGATVILKPTDYKDDEVRLEAFAMGGKSLFGEADYANLKVFDQVIGYSGIGNFSSTELSKVLAGKNVNADATLGLTRQYVTAHSTPKDLESMFQMMYLYFTAINKDEKQFQNLMTQLEMALKNKHLSPDAVYNDSLTNTIYCHNPRFQSLEVEDLKNISYDRILEIHKDRFKNASQFTFVIVGKFDEQQIRPFVEQYIASLPGKGKADKFKDVQTIATGKIVNKFTQKSDSPKATAVELWTANAPYTLENIVKLDAAGQILSMLYLRTIREEESAAYSCGAGGQFSLSGSTPMMQLQAYCPMNPDKEEIAVRLLHEGIEKASKEIDANDLAQIKENMLKNADIQAKNNGYWMNAIVTWKEYGLDIHTNYKKAIEALTPQALSQFIKNQILSSGNHIEVIMTPEAK, translated from the coding sequence ATGAAAAAATTATTCATTAGTGCACTGTTCCTAATGTTCGGTGCAATGACAATGGTGGCTCAACAGATGCCTCCCATTCCCGTTGACCCAGAGGTGCGAATTGGTAAGTTGGACAACGGTCTGACCTACTACATCCGTCACAACGAATGGCCCGAGCATGTAGCAAACTTCTACATTGCTCAGCGCGTGGGTTCTATCCAAGAGGACGAGACGCAGCGTGGACTGGCCCACTTCCTTGAGCACATGGCCTTCAATGGATCAGAGAACTTCCCCAACAAGCCCGGCAAGAGCATCATCGACTTTACCCGCTCGCTGGGTGTTGAGTTTGGTAGCGACCTGAATGCCTATACCTCTATCGACCAGACCGTATATCGTGTCTGCAACGTTCCCACGACTAAAGGGCAGGCAGCCCTCGACTCTTGTCTGCTGATTCTAAAGGACTGGTCATGCGGTCTATCACTCGAAGCAGACGAGATTGACAAGGAACGCGACGTGGTTCACAATGAATGGCGTCTGGGTGAAGGTCCCTCACAGCGCATGATTACCCGTTCATTGCCTAAGATTTATCCTGGTTCGAAATATGGCGAGCGCATGCCTATCGGACTGATGAGCGTCATCGACAGCTTCAAGCCCTCTACGCTTCGTGCCTACTACCAGAAGTGGTACCGCCCAGACAACCAAGCTATCATCGTAGTTGGCGACATCGATGTCAACCACACCGAAGCCATGGTCAAGCAGTACTTCGGCGGCATCAAGGTTGCAGCAAACGCTGCTCAGGTAGTGCCCGAACAAGTCCCCGACAACGAAGACCCCATCTTTGTCTTCGAGAAGGACAAGGAGATGCGCATGAACAACATCATCCTGTTTATGAAACACAACGCCACACTGCCCGAGGAGAAGGTCAACATGGACTACCTGCTCGAGGTATATATCAAGGGTGTTGTTGCACAGATGTTCAACTCGCGTATGCGCGAACTGGCCGAGGATCCCAACTGCCCCTTCCTTCAGGTTTCTGGCGATGACGACGACTATCTGTTGGCCAAGACCAAAGCAGCCTTCCAGATGATGGGTGTGCCCAAGGAAGGCCGCGACATGGAGACCCTCTACACGATGGTTCGCGAAGCTCGTCGTGTGGCAAAGTTTGGCTTTGCCGCTACTGAGTACGAGCGTGCCAAGGCCGACTACCTGAGTGCGCTGGAGAAGCAGTACACCAACCGTGCCAAGATTACCAATGCACAATACGGCGATGACTATCGCGACAACTATCTGGCAGGCGAGCCTATCCCCTCTATCGAGATGCTCTACCAGATCATGAACCAGATTGCACCCAACATTTCCGTAGAGGTTGTCAATCAGGTTCTGCCTCAGCTCATCAGCGATAGCGACAAGAACCTTGTCGTGATGGAGTGGGCACGTGAAGCCGATGGACTCACCTACCCCACCGAGGCCGACATGAAGGCTGCCGTGGCTAAGGCCCGTGCCGAAGAACTCGTCGCCTATGTTGACAATGTCAAGAACGAACCTCTGATGGCAAAGTTGCCAAAGGCTGGAAAGATTAAGAAAGAAAGCGAGAACAAGACCCTTGGCTACAAGGAGCTGACACTGTCGAATGGTGCTACTGTTATCCTGAAGCCTACAGACTATAAGGATGACGAGGTTCGACTGGAAGCATTTGCCATGGGTGGCAAATCACTCTTTGGCGAGGCCGACTATGCCAACTTGAAAGTCTTTGACCAGGTGATTGGCTATAGTGGCATTGGCAACTTCTCAAGCACAGAACTCAGCAAGGTTCTCGCAGGCAAGAACGTCAATGCTGATGCAACACTGGGACTTACTCGCCAGTACGTTACTGCCCACTCTACACCAAAGGATCTGGAGAGCATGTTCCAGATGATGTATCTCTACTTCACTGCCATCAACAAAGACGAGAAGCAGTTCCAGAACCTGATGACTCAGTTGGAAATGGCACTGAAGAACAAGCATCTCTCTCCCGATGCCGTTTACAACGACTCGCTGACCAACACCATCTACTGCCACAATCCTCGTTTCCAGAGTTTGGAAGTAGAAGACCTAAAGAACATCAGCTACGACCGCATCCTGGAGATTCACAAAGATCGCTTCAAGAATGCGTCTCAGTTCACTTTCGTCATCGTAGGTAAATTCGATGAGCAGCAGATTCGTCCTTTCGTTGAGCAATACATTGCCTCACTGCCCGGCAAAGGCAAGGCTGATAAGTTCAAGGACGTTCAGACCATCGCCACCGGCAAGATCGTGAATAAGTTCACACAGAAGAGCGATTCGCCCAAAGCTACCGCCGTTGAACTGTGGACAGCCAATGCGCCCTATACGCTCGAAAACATTGTGAAGCTTGATGCTGCCGGACAGATTCTGTCAATGCTCTATCTGCGCACCATCCGCGAGGAAGAGAGCGCTGCCTACTCATGCGGTGCTGGCGGACAATTCTCGTTGAGCGGCTCTACTCCCATGATGCAGTTGCAGGCCTATTGCCCCATGAACCCCGACAAGGAAGAGATTGCCGTCCGTCTGCTGCACGAAGGCATCGAGAAGGCTTCTAAGGAGATTGACGCCAACGATCTGGCTCAGATTAAGGAGAACATGCTGAAGAATGCCGATATTCAGGCAAAGAACAACGGTTACTGGATGAACGCCATCGTCACCTGGAAGGAGTACGGACTGGACATCCACACCAACTATAAGAAAGCCATTGAGGCACTGACACCTCAGGCGCTCAGCCAGTTTATCAAGAATCAGATATTGAGCAGCGGCAATCACATTGAAGTGATCATGACCCCCGAGGCCAAGTAA
- a CDS encoding 2-oxoacid:ferredoxin oxidoreductase subunit beta gives MSYTAQDFKKGQPRWCPGCGDHFFLASLHKAMAEIGVAPENVAVISGIGCSSRLPHYMATYGMNTIHGRAAAIATGAKVANPDLTVWQVSGDGDGLAIGGNHFIHANRRNIDLNMILLNNRIYGLTKGQYSPTSPRGFVSKSSPYGTVEDPFRPAELCFGARGHFFARCVATDAKGTVEVLKAAYEHKGASVTEVLQNCVIFNDHCHDVVYNNEGRKKNAIYVKHGEKLVFGENNEFGLVQQGFGLKVVEIGKDGYTIDDVLVHDAHCEDNTLQLKLAMMTPEDGFPIALGVIRDVEAPTYDEAVHAQLAEVSAQKKYHNFTELLETNDIWEVR, from the coding sequence ATGAGTTATACAGCACAAGATTTTAAGAAAGGCCAGCCTCGTTGGTGCCCTGGTTGTGGTGACCATTTTTTCCTGGCTTCACTCCATAAAGCTATGGCCGAGATTGGTGTAGCTCCCGAGAACGTAGCAGTGATTTCTGGTATCGGTTGTTCAAGTCGTCTGCCTCACTATATGGCTACCTATGGTATGAACACGATTCATGGTCGTGCTGCGGCTATTGCTACTGGCGCAAAGGTGGCAAATCCTGACCTGACCGTGTGGCAGGTGTCGGGTGATGGCGATGGACTGGCTATCGGTGGCAACCACTTTATCCATGCTAACCGTCGTAATATCGACCTGAACATGATTCTTCTGAATAACCGTATCTATGGTTTGACAAAGGGTCAGTACAGTCCTACCTCGCCCCGTGGCTTCGTGTCAAAGTCGAGCCCCTATGGAACGGTAGAGGATCCCTTCCGTCCTGCCGAGCTCTGCTTCGGTGCCCGTGGACACTTCTTTGCCCGTTGCGTGGCTACCGATGCCAAGGGTACTGTTGAGGTGCTGAAGGCTGCCTATGAGCATAAGGGTGCTTCGGTTACTGAGGTACTGCAGAACTGTGTGATCTTCAACGACCACTGCCACGACGTGGTTTACAATAACGAGGGTCGTAAGAAGAATGCTATCTATGTGAAACATGGCGAAAAGCTGGTGTTCGGTGAGAACAACGAGTTCGGTCTTGTTCAGCAGGGCTTCGGCTTGAAGGTCGTTGAGATAGGCAAGGATGGTTATACCATCGACGATGTGCTGGTGCATGATGCTCACTGCGAAGACAATACCCTGCAGCTGAAGCTTGCCATGATGACGCCAGAGGATGGCTTCCCCATTGCTCTTGGTGTGATTCGCGATGTTGAGGCTCCCACCTACGACGAGGCTGTTCATGCTCAGTTGGCAGAGGTAAGCGCTCAGAAGAAGTATCACAACTTCACGGAGCTGTTGGAGACCAACGATATCTGGGAGGTCCGTTAA
- a CDS encoding 2-oxoacid:acceptor oxidoreductase subunit alpha has translation MAENLEVKVLDQVVVRFSGDSGDGMQLAGNIFSTVSATVGNGISTFPDYPADIRAPQGSLTGVSGFQVHIGAGKVYTPGDKCDVLVAMNAAALKTQYRYAKPGATIIIDTDSFGPKDLEKAQFATEDYLGEMGIDADRVVACPMTQMVKDCLADSGMDNKAMLKCRNMFALGLVCWLFDRDLNLVANFLREKFAKKPAIAEANIKVIQAGWDYGHNTHSSAINVYRVETKEKTPGRYMDITGNKATAYGFIAAAEKAGLKLYLGSYPITPATDVLHELSKHKSCGVITVQCEDEISGCASALGASFAGALGVTSTSGPGICLKSEAMNLAVIMELPLVVLDVQRGGPATGLPTKSEQTDLLQALFGRNGESPMPVMAATSPTDCFDAAYQACKIALEHMTPVVLLTDAFVANGSGAFKLPDITKLDAINPPYVPEELKGKWTPYMRAENGTRYWAVPGREGFAHILGGLEKDSNTGAISTNPENHDLMTRLRQQKIDNIQVPDLEVGGDAEDADLLIVGFGSTYGHLHSAMDELRQKGYKVAQTHFKYLNPLPKNTAAVLTKYKKVVVAEQNMGQLAGYLRMKVDGFVPYQFNQVKGQPFVVEELVNAFEEILKK, from the coding sequence ATGGCTGAAAATTTGGAAGTGAAAGTACTCGATCAAGTGGTCGTGCGCTTCTCTGGAGACTCTGGCGACGGTATGCAGTTGGCCGGAAACATTTTTTCTACTGTCAGTGCCACCGTTGGCAACGGCATCTCAACATTCCCCGACTATCCTGCAGATATCCGCGCCCCGCAAGGTTCGCTGACAGGTGTGTCTGGTTTCCAGGTTCACATTGGTGCTGGTAAGGTTTATACTCCTGGTGACAAGTGTGACGTGCTTGTAGCCATGAATGCAGCAGCATTGAAGACACAGTATCGCTATGCCAAGCCCGGCGCAACAATCATTATTGATACAGATTCTTTCGGACCCAAGGATTTGGAGAAGGCTCAGTTCGCAACAGAAGATTATTTGGGCGAGATGGGTATTGATGCAGACCGCGTGGTGGCTTGTCCGATGACCCAGATGGTGAAGGATTGCTTGGCTGACAGTGGTATGGACAATAAGGCCATGTTAAAGTGCCGTAATATGTTTGCATTGGGATTGGTTTGCTGGCTCTTCGACCGCGATCTGAATCTCGTCGCCAATTTCTTGCGCGAGAAGTTTGCCAAGAAGCCTGCTATTGCCGAGGCAAACATCAAGGTGATACAGGCTGGTTGGGACTACGGTCACAATACGCACTCCAGTGCCATCAATGTTTATCGTGTGGAGACCAAGGAGAAGACTCCAGGACGCTATATGGACATCACTGGTAATAAAGCCACGGCGTATGGCTTCATCGCTGCTGCCGAGAAGGCTGGATTGAAACTGTATCTGGGCTCTTATCCTATCACGCCTGCTACCGATGTGCTTCATGAACTTTCTAAGCATAAGTCATGTGGCGTGATTACCGTGCAGTGTGAGGATGAAATCAGCGGATGCGCCTCTGCCCTCGGTGCGTCTTTCGCAGGTGCATTGGGTGTGACATCCACCTCAGGACCTGGCATCTGCCTGAAGAGTGAGGCCATGAACTTGGCTGTCATCATGGAGTTGCCATTGGTCGTGCTTGATGTGCAGCGTGGTGGTCCTGCTACGGGTCTTCCGACAAAGTCGGAGCAGACCGACTTGCTGCAGGCTCTTTTCGGTCGAAACGGTGAGAGTCCGATGCCTGTGATGGCTGCAACGAGTCCTACTGACTGCTTTGATGCTGCTTATCAGGCTTGTAAGATCGCGTTGGAACACATGACACCTGTGGTGCTGCTCACCGATGCTTTCGTTGCCAATGGTTCTGGCGCTTTCAAACTGCCAGACATCACTAAGCTGGATGCCATCAATCCTCCTTATGTTCCCGAGGAACTGAAAGGCAAGTGGACACCATACATGCGCGCAGAAAACGGTACACGCTACTGGGCTGTGCCTGGCCGTGAGGGCTTTGCTCATATTCTGGGTGGACTGGAGAAGGACTCGAACACGGGTGCTATCTCAACAAATCCAGAGAACCACGACCTGATGACACGCTTGCGCCAGCAGAAGATAGACAATATTCAGGTGCCCGACCTTGAAGTTGGTGGTGATGCAGAAGATGCAGACTTGCTCATCGTTGGTTTTGGCTCTACCTATGGTCATCTGCATTCAGCCATGGATGAGTTGCGCCAGAAGGGCTATAAAGTTGCTCAGACTCACTTCAAGTATCTGAACCCGCTGCCTAAAAACACGGCTGCCGTTCTTACTAAATACAAGAAGGTGGTTGTGGCCGAGCAGAACATGGGACAGTTGGCTGGCTATCTGCGCATGAAGGTGGATGGCTTTGTTCCCTACCAGTTCAATCAGGTAAAGGGTCAGCCCTTCGTTGTAGAAGAGTTAGTAAACGCATTCGAGGAGATCTTGAAGAAGTAA
- a CDS encoding DUF3737 family protein, translating to MEIIRNQHFEGERPLFETHNARLEQVTIGEGESAIKECSDIEAEDCHFWGKYPFWHVHGFKINRCQFDAGARSALWYSDHMDMRNTRIDGPKMFREMHDMYLENVVINDADETFWKCRDIEARNLELHDGTYPFMFCENVKIDGLKSDSKYVFQYCKNVEIHNANIVTKDSFWECENVTIYDSVLDGEYLAWHSKNVRLVNCHLAGEQLLCYADQLVLENCTFAPDCDRVFEYSCMEADIKGHIENIKNPTSGHIIADSIGSVTIDKNIKQPANCVIEVRK from the coding sequence ATGGAAATTATCAGAAATCAACATTTTGAAGGCGAGCGTCCTTTATTCGAAACACACAACGCTCGTTTGGAACAGGTAACAATTGGTGAAGGCGAGAGCGCCATTAAAGAGTGTTCAGACATCGAGGCCGAAGATTGTCATTTTTGGGGCAAATACCCCTTCTGGCATGTTCATGGTTTCAAGATCAACCGCTGTCAGTTTGACGCTGGTGCGCGCTCTGCTCTGTGGTATAGTGATCATATGGACATGCGCAACACGCGCATAGACGGACCAAAGATGTTCCGTGAGATGCACGACATGTATTTAGAGAATGTGGTCATCAACGATGCCGACGAGACTTTCTGGAAATGTCGCGACATCGAAGCTCGCAACCTTGAGTTGCACGATGGCACTTATCCTTTCATGTTCTGCGAGAATGTGAAGATCGACGGATTGAAGAGTGATTCAAAGTATGTATTCCAGTATTGCAAGAACGTAGAGATTCACAATGCCAATATCGTAACGAAGGACTCTTTCTGGGAATGTGAGAACGTGACCATCTACGACTCTGTGCTTGATGGTGAGTATCTGGCTTGGCATTCAAAGAACGTACGCTTGGTCAACTGTCACCTGGCTGGCGAACAACTGCTGTGCTATGCCGACCAACTGGTACTTGAGAACTGCACATTTGCCCCCGATTGCGACCGCGTATTTGAATATAGCTGCATGGAGGCCGACATCAAAGGACATATTGAGAATATCAAGAACCCCACCAGCGGGCATATCATCGCCGACTCTATTGGCAGCGTGACCATCGACAAGAACATTAAGCAGCCTGCCAATTGCGTGATTGAGGTAAGGAAATAG
- a CDS encoding MalY/PatB family protein — MSKYNFDEIVTRRHTGCVKWDEPRPLSIEGEDVIPLWVADMDFKAAPAIQEAVIKRAQHGVYGYTVVEDDYFDAVISWFKRRHQWDIHREEIIYTTGVVPAMSVAVKALTMPGEKVLILSPDYNCFFSSIRNNGCEVLESILSPVGNTFEVDWHDFEAKCADEKTTVFLLCNPHNPTGRVWTKEELARMNDICMKHHVKVVSDEIHCELVMPGHRFQPFAAVSEACRQNSVVLNSPSKSFNIAGLQAANIICSQPEWRHRLDRAVNINEVCDLNPFGPVALKAAYNDSEDWIDELNSYLWSNYQMVCDYAKEHLPQWKVSQLQGTYLLWIDITATGMTAQTYADHLLRDYHVWVNPGTMYGPQSGEGYIRLNIACPQSLLKEALERIKE; from the coding sequence ATGTCCAAATATAATTTCGATGAGATAGTCACACGCCGCCACACTGGCTGTGTAAAGTGGGATGAACCCCGTCCGCTGTCCATTGAGGGCGAAGACGTCATTCCTCTATGGGTAGCCGATATGGACTTCAAGGCAGCCCCCGCCATTCAGGAGGCAGTCATCAAGCGGGCTCAACATGGTGTTTACGGTTACACCGTTGTGGAGGACGACTATTTCGATGCCGTCATCTCCTGGTTCAAGCGTCGCCACCAGTGGGACATTCACCGCGAAGAGATTATCTACACCACAGGAGTGGTTCCGGCCATGTCGGTAGCCGTCAAGGCACTGACCATGCCTGGCGAGAAGGTGTTGATCCTCTCGCCCGACTACAATTGTTTCTTCTCCAGCATCCGCAACAATGGCTGTGAGGTTTTAGAGAGCATCCTGAGTCCTGTTGGCAACACTTTTGAAGTTGACTGGCACGACTTCGAAGCAAAATGTGCCGACGAGAAAACCACCGTATTCCTGCTCTGCAACCCTCACAATCCAACGGGGCGTGTGTGGACCAAAGAAGAGCTGGCACGCATGAACGACATCTGCATGAAGCATCATGTCAAGGTGGTGAGCGACGAAATCCACTGTGAACTTGTCATGCCAGGCCATCGTTTCCAGCCCTTTGCAGCTGTCAGCGAGGCATGCCGACAGAACAGCGTCGTTCTGAACTCACCATCTAAGTCTTTCAACATTGCAGGACTACAGGCCGCCAACATCATCTGTTCTCAACCTGAGTGGCGCCATCGATTAGACCGTGCCGTCAACATCAACGAGGTGTGCGATTTGAACCCCTTTGGTCCTGTAGCCCTGAAGGCTGCCTACAACGACAGTGAAGACTGGATCGACGAACTGAACAGTTATCTATGGTCAAACTACCAGATGGTGTGCGATTATGCCAAGGAGCATCTGCCCCAATGGAAGGTCAGTCAGCTGCAAGGCACCTACCTGCTGTGGATTGACATCACTGCTACAGGCATGACCGCCCAGACCTATGCCGACCATCTGTTGCGTGACTATCACGTCTGGGTCAACCCCGGCACCATGTACGGTCCGCAGAGTGGCGAAGGCTATATCCGACTGAACATTGCTTGTCCGCAGTCACTTCTCAAAGAGGCATTGGAAAGAATCAAGGAATAG
- a CDS encoding C-GCAxxG-C-C family protein translates to MSISINREQRIRRAEELFMQGFNCSQSVVAAFADIYGYTEEQALRMSAGFGAGIGRLRMSCGAFNALALLAGLDCGSVTPGDREGKSYNYKVVQQLADRFREAHGSLICAELLKLKKDAPLSYVASERTAEYYKTRPCVNQIISAAHIFADYLEAKQ, encoded by the coding sequence ATGAGCATCTCCATCAATAGAGAACAACGCATCCGGCGAGCAGAAGAACTCTTCATGCAAGGGTTCAACTGCTCGCAATCGGTTGTAGCCGCCTTTGCCGACATCTATGGCTACACCGAAGAACAAGCATTGCGCATGAGTGCAGGCTTCGGTGCTGGTATCGGACGTCTGCGCATGTCATGTGGCGCCTTCAATGCACTGGCATTGCTGGCTGGGCTGGACTGCGGGTCCGTGACTCCCGGCGATCGTGAAGGCAAATCCTATAATTATAAAGTGGTGCAACAGTTGGCCGACCGCTTTCGCGAGGCTCACGGCTCACTCATCTGTGCCGAATTGCTCAAGTTGAAGAAGGATGCCCCACTCAGCTACGTGGCCTCTGAGCGCACTGCCGAATATTACAAGACACGCCCCTGTGTGAATCAAATTATATCTGCTGCCCATATATTTGCTGACTATTTGGAAGCAAAACAGTGA